Within the Saccharomonospora amisosensis genome, the region CCCAAGTAGCTGGCCACCTGCTCCACCAGCACGTCGTGGACCAGGTCCGCCAGTTCTGTCGGGTCCTTCGCGCGTGCCTCGAGCGGCCTGCGGTACAGCACGATCCTGGCTCTCGTAGGCAGGCCGGTCTTGTCGACGCCCGCTGGCACCAGCCGGGAAATGGGCACCGAGCCATCGAGCAACAGGCCGTCGGCCTGCGTCTCGGGCAGCTCCGTGCGTACCTCCGGCACGTCGTCAACCGCCACGTCCAGCTTGGTGAGCTCGTGCCGCCAGCGGGCCTCGATCGGTTCCAGCGCGTCGAGCACCAGCGCGTCGAACTTCTCGGCGCGGCTGGCCGCGGCGGGCAGCGTAGCGGGATACAACGGCCCCCGCAGGCCGCGACCGTGCCGGTCGCGGCGGTGCCGCCGCCGCTGTCGCGAACTCCGAGCCGTAGCCACGTGGGGAAGGGTACGCTTTCGCGCGCCGACCTTCCCGGTGTGTCTGCGCCGCGTCTGGCGCCACACCGGCTATCGTGACCAACCGTGCCGAGCGTGCGGAAGTGTTCGCGGACGGGCTGCCTTGAGCCCGCGGTCGCCACGCTGACCTACGCCTACAGCGACTCCACGGCAGTGGTGGGGCCGCTCGCCACAGCATCCGAGCCGCACTCCTACGACCTTTGCGAGGCGCACGCGCTGCGGCTGACCGCGCCGAGGGGCTGGGAGGTCGTACGGCACGAGGGCGAGTTCGCGGCGCCGGAGCCGTCCAGCGACGAGCTCACCGCGCTCGCCGAGGCCGTCCGAGAGGCAGGCCGCACCGACCGCGCTCCCGCCCCCGCAGAGCAGCCTGAGACCGGCTCCGGCAGGCGTGGCCATCTGCGCGTGCTGCCCGGCCGCGCCTGACAACACAGCGCGTGTCGGTAGGCTCTGGCGCGGGTATCGACGCTTGCGAGAAGCCACCAGCACGACGATCGGGGAGAGGCGTGTCAGACCTGTCGGCCATCGTGAAGGCCTACGACATCCGGGGTGTCGTCGGTGAGCAGTTGAACGAGGACCTGGTCACCGACTTCGGGGCGGCGTTCGCGCTGCTCATCAAGCCGGACTCGCCGTCTGTGGTCATCGGCCACGACATGCGGGAGTCCTCGCCCGGCCTCGCGGACGCGTTCGCGCGTGGCGTCACCTCACAGGGTCTCGACGTCGTGATGATCGGACTGGCGAGCACCGACGAGTTGTACTTCGCCTCCGGCCGGTTGAACATGCCGGGTGCGATGTTCACCGCCAGCCACAACCCTGCCCGGTACAACGGCATCAAGCTGTGTCGTGCGGGTGCCGCGCCAGTGGGGCAGGAGTCCGGCCTCGCCGAGATCAGGGACACCGTCGAGCAGGGTGTTCCCGAGTTCGCCGGCCAGCCGGGCACGGTGACCGAGCGCGACATGCTCGCCGACTACGCGCAGTACCTGCGCACGCTGGTCGACCTTCGCGGCATCCGACCGCTGAAGGTGGTCGTCGACGCGGGCAACGGCATGGCGGGGCACACCGTGCCCGCCGTGCTTGGGCAGGGCCTGCCCATCGAGATCGTGCAGCTGTACTTCGAGTTGGACGGCAGCTTCCCCAACCATGAGGCGAACCCGCTCGACCCGGCCAACCTTGTCGACCTGCAGGCGAAGGTTCGTGAGGTCGGCGCCGACGTGGGACTGGCCTTCGACGGCGACGCCGACCGCTGCTTCGTGGTGGACGGTGACGGCCAGCCGGTTTCACCCAGCGCCGTCGCCGCGCTCGTCGCCGTGCGCGAACTGGCCAAGGAGCCGGGTGCCACGATCATCCACAACCTCATCACGTCCAAGGCCGTGCCCGAGATCGTCAGCGAGCACGGCGGCAACCCAGTGCGCACGAGGGTGGGTCACTCCTTCATCAAGGAGAAGATGGCGGAGACCGGTGCGATCTTCGGTGGCGAGCACTCCGCGCACTACTACTTCCGCGACTTCTGGCGTGCCGACACCGGCATGCTCGCTGCCATGCACGTGTTGGCCGCGCTGGGGGAGCAGGACCGCCCGCTGTCGGAGCTCGCAAGGCGGTTCAACCGGTACGCGGCCTCCGGGGAACTCAACTCGACGGTGGAGGACCAGGTCGCGCGACAGTTGGCCGTCAAGGACGCTTTCGCGGATCGGAGCGGGGTGAGCATCGACGAACTGGACGGGCTGACCGTCGACCTCGGCGAGCGCGGCTGGTTCAACCTGCGGGCCTCCAACACCGAGCCGCTGCTGCGCCTCAACGTGGAAGGCCCCGACGACGCTTCCGTGAAGGCCCTCACCGACGAGGTGCTGTCGATCGTTCGCGGTTAGGCCGCGACCGGCCACGGTGGGGCTCACAGTGGTAGAGAGGAAGAGTGGGAGGACAGATGGCGGTCACCATCGATGCGGGCCTGTTGGAGATTCTGGCATGCCCTTCGCCGGATCACGCGCCGCTGACGCCAGGCTCGCCGGACGACCCGGACGCGGACGCACTGACCTGCACGGCGTGCGGCCGGGTGTTCCCCGTGCGCGACGGTATCCCCGTGCTGCTGCTCGACGAGGCGACGCCCCCGACGAAGGGCGACGAGCGAGAATCCCGTGACGAATCCAGCCCAGACGGTGCTTGACGACTCCTTACTCGACGACCCCGCACGTTTGGCCGAAGCCGACGGTGCGGGGCTGCTGCGCGCCGCCGCGATGGCGGGTGCGCAGGTAAGGGCCACCTCGGAGGCTGCGGCCGAGTTGGAACTGTCCGAGCGGCTCGACCTGGGCCGACCCCGCTGCCTCGTCCTCGTGGTGCGGCCGGGTGTCAGCCGCTCCTCGGCTCTCGTGCTCGAGGCGCTGCTGGCCCACACCAGCCCGGTTCCCGTGGTGCTAAGTGACCTCGTGCCCAGTTGGATCGGCGCGCTCGACGTGGTGCTGGCCCACACCGACGACCCATACGACCACGACCTCGCGACCTCGCTGGAGCGCGCGGCCCGCTACGGCTCGACCGTGGTGGTATCCGCGCCGCCGGACGGCCCCGTGGCGTCGTCGGTCGCGGGTAGGGGGCTGCTCATCGCGCCCCGTGTCCCGGTGCCGCCCGAGCTGGCATTTCCGAGGGCACTCGCCGCCGGGCTGCTCACCGCCAACACGCTCGGCCTCGTGGTCGCCGACATCGAGTCCCTCGCCGACCAGCTCGACAACGAGGCCGAGAAGTGCCACCTCGGCCATGAGTCGTTCGTGAACCCGGCCAAGGGACTCGCCCTTCGACTTGCCGAGCACACTCCGATGTTGTGGGGCCTCGACCACATCGCAGTGGCCGTCGGCCACCATGCCGGTCACGCGCTGGCCGCACACGCGGCGCTGGTCAGTGACGTCGCCGACTACCGGCAAGCGATGGCAAGGCCCGCCCTCTACCGCGCGGCGCTGGAATCCGCGGGAAACCGTGACATCTTCGCCGATCCCGACGATCACCTTGCGGAAGGCCTGCCACCGCGGGTACTGCTGCTTGCCGTGCGTACCGGACCTGCCGCGGACAGCGCGCGGGCCCGGACGGGCGCGGCACTGCCTTCGGCGGACGTGCTCGCCCCTGCCGACGAGATCGAGGCCGACGACGTCGGCCGGGCCGCCGTGCTGGCATTGCGGTTCGAACTCGCCGCCGTGTACCTGGGTCTTGCGGCCGGGACCGTCGGTCGAGCAGGCCATGCCGGGCCAGTCACCGCTTAGGAGGCGCGGCGCGAGAGGAAACGGAGATGTTGTGGCTGACATGCGTCGCGGTCGGCTCACGCGCACGCATCCGACGCAAACGCTGCCGGTGCAGCGGACCGGCGAGGAGTTGAGTTGACGGTGGAACTGCTGCGCAACGCGGTACGGCCGTACGCATGGGGCTCCAGGACGACGATCCCGGAGCTGCTCGGCAGGCCGGTGCCCGCGCCGCACCCGGAGGCCGAGCTGTGGATGGGCGCCCACCCGGGCGACCCGTCGCGCGTGGTGGGTGTGGACGGAACCGAGCGCAGCCTGCTGGACGTCGTCGAGTCCGACCCGGTCGGCCAGCTCGGCGAGCGATGCGCGAGCCGCTGGGGCGGCAGGCTGCCGTTCCTGCTGAAGATCCTCGCGGTCGAGGAACCGCTGTCGATGCAGGCGCACCCGTCAGCGCGGCAGGCGGCGGAGGGGCACGCACGCGAGGAAGCCGCAGGCATCCCGAGGGACGCGGCCAACCGCAACTACCCCGACCCGACGGCGAAACCTGAGCTGGTGTGCGCGCTGACGGAGTTCCACGCGCTCGCCGGGTTCCGCGACCCCAACCGCACGGTGGAACTGCTGAAGGCGATCGACACGCCGGGCCTGACCAAGTACACCGAGTTGCTCGCGGCACAACCCGATCCCGACGGCCTGCGGACGTTGTTCACCACGTGGATCACCCTGCCGCAACCCGCGCTGGACCGGCTGCTTCCTGAGGTGCTCGACGCGTGTGTGCACCACGTCAAGGAGCACGGTGAGTTCGACACCGAGTGCCGTACCGTGCTCGGTCTTGGTGAGGCCCACCCCCGTGACGCGGGGGTGCTCGCCGCGCTGCTGCTGAACCGGCTGACGCTCAGCGCGGGCGAGGCCATCTACCTGCCCGCGGGAAACCTGCACCTCTACCTGCACGGCACCGCCGTTGAGATCCTGGCCAACTCCGACAACATCCTTCGCTGCGGGCTGACGCCCAAGCACGTCGACGTGCCGGAACTGCTGCGGGTGGTCGACTTCGCGTGCGGCGACATGCCGGTGTTGCGTGGCGAGCCACGGGGCCGGATGGCCGTCTACCGCACCGACGCGCCGGAGTTCGAGCTGTCTCGGATCGCGTGGGACGCCGGTGACCGCGGCGAGCTGGAACTGCGAGGCACCGGCCCGGAGATCTTGCTGTGCACGGCGGGTGAACTGCTGCTGTGCTCCGACGACGGCACCAAGGTCGAACTGCGCAGGGGAGAGTCGGTGTGGCTGCCCGCCTGTGAGGCGGAAGTGCGGCTGCGCCCGGTCACGGCAGGACCCGCACACCTGTTCCGGGCCACGGCCGGTACCTGCACCGACCTGCCGTGACGTCGACGGGGCAGTAACAGGCACACGAACGGTGTAGCAACTGTGTTCGTTCCGTGTGGTGGCCTTCTCCATACTCGCCTGTGTGAGTGACACACCACGTCACTCGACTGGGATCGAGTTCAAGGAGAACAACGCTGTGACATCGCAACCGACAGCGTCGGCCGGGCAGGTCGGGCAGGCGGCTGCCACCTCGGCCGTGCGCCGCCCCGGCACCCTGCTCGCGGCCATCGGCGTCGCCGTCGCCGCCGCCGTCGCCACGATCGTTAGTGGGATCGTGATGGTGACCGGCGGGGAGGACCTCGCGATCGACATCGTCGCGACGATCGCGGGCGAGGACGCCGGCAGTGTGCGTGATGTGATGGGCGGGTCCGCTCTCATGCAGGAGGCAGTGGACACGCTCAACGCCCGCGGCATCATGGCGCTCGTCACTGGGGCGGCCCTGCTGCTGTTCGCGCTGCTCATGGGTCGCGCCGCGGTCTGGAGCCGGGTGCTGGTGACGATCTCGGCCGCGCTAGTCCTTTTCGTCGACCTTGTGGTGCTCGGCGACGAGGGGACCAAGTTGATGCAGATGCCCGCCGCACTGGGCATCTTGGGGACGATCGCGACCTTCGTGCTGGTGTGGCTGCCTGCCAACAACCGCTACGCCAGGCAACTCAAAGCCAATCGCTGACAGGGGGTGGTGCCGGGCGCGTGCCGACGAGCGCGCGTCCGGCATCTCGCGTCAGCTCAAGCAACAGTGCGACCAGGGTGACCGCGCTGGCGTCGGAGGGGTTGCCGAGCCGATCGGCCTCCGCGGCAGCGCGCTCCGCGAGCCCGTCCTCACCCACCACCTCGTAGGCCCTGGCGAGCACCCGCAGCGTGATCACCACCGATGCGACGCTTCCCATCTGCCTGAACTCGGTGAGGCAGTCCCGCAGCGTCGCGATGGCCTCGGCCACCTTTCCCTCACCTATCATCGCGGCAGCGATCGCCCGGCCACACGACAGTTGTCGCGGTCGCTCGTCGAGTTCGCTTGCCAGCAGGTGAGCCTCGGTGTAGGCGGCCATGGCGCCCTGCCGCCGCCGCAGACCGGCACGGATGGCGCCCAACGTTCGTAGCGAACGAGCCAGCGCGGAACGCACGGGTAGCGGCCGCAGCAGTGAAACCGACTCCTCGGCCAGTTCGTGTGCCGTTTCCAGTTCTCCGCGCAGTGCCAGCGACCAGGAAAGCCCGTGCAGGGCCAGCGCGATCCGCAGCGGGTCGCCGGACAACCGTGCCGCGGCGAGCGTTCGCCTGCAGGCACGGACCGACTCGTCCAGCCTGCCGAGCCGGTTGAACGCCTCCGCCTTGATCAGCTCGACGTGCTGCACGCCCACCTGGTCGGTGCCGAGCAGCTTCAGTGCCCTGTCGGCGATGTCTAGTGCCTCCTGCGGCCTGCCGAGACCGATCAGGCAGCCTGCCAGATTGCCCGTGATCCACGCCGCTGTGCCGCGCTCGCCCAGCTCGCTCAGCAGCGCCGCGCACCGCCGGTACCTTCGCTCTGCCTCGTCGTGCTCGCCCCGGGCATGCACCAGCACGGCGATGTTGGCCTCCGCCCATGCCTCGATCCTGCGCTCGCCCGCCCTGCGCGCCCGCAGGCGCAGCCGCTCATGGCAGTCCCGCATTTCCGCGTACTGACCACGAAGCCACAGGTAGGCGCCCAGCCGTTCGAGGATCATGACCGCCTTGTGGTGCCAGCCGATCCGGAAGATCGAATCGATGACCGTCACCAGGTTCGCCTGTTCGGCCGCGAACCACGCCTGCGCGTCGTCCACCAGCCGCGCGACGGTCTCCCTCGGCAACGGCTGCGGTGGCAGGCCGGCCGGTGAACGCATCGGCAACGGAACGGTCCACGGCAACTGCCGCGCGGCCGCGTCGGTGAGCCCGAGCGTGGCGTCCACGATCCCGCGCACGGTCCGCACCTGCTCCTCGCCGCTGTGGAGCTGGTCCTGCTGCTCCCGCGCGAATACCCGCACCAGATCGTGCAGCCGGTACCTCGGCTCGCCTGTGCTGTCGGTGCTGATCGGGGCGAGCAGGCTGGCCTCCACCAGTTCCTCGATCACCGCGTCGGCTCCAGGACGGCCGATCAGCACCGCGATCGCCCATGCGGGCGCGCTGATGTCACCGCACAGCGCCAGTGCGCGGATGGCATCGCGAGCCGCCGGGCTCAGCGCGTGGTAGCTGAGCGCGATGCTGGTGCGCACCTGCCGGTCGCTGACGGCGAGTTCGTCCAGCCGGTTGCGCTCGTCGTCCAGCCGATCGGCCAGGGCCGACAGTCGCAGATTCGGGCGCATCGCCAGCCGGGTGCCCGCGATCCGCAGGGCGAGCGGCAGGTTGCCGCAGGCGGCCGCGATTCGCCCGGCCGCCGCGGGTTCGGCAGTGACGCGCTGCTTGCCGACAATGCGTTCGAGCAGCGCGGTGGATTCGGCATCGGTGAACGGGCCGAGCGGCACCCGGTAGGCGCCGTCGAGCCCGCTGAACCTGAACCTGCTCGTCACCAGCACGGCACAGCCGGGCGTGCCCGGTAACAGCGGCCGCACCTGCTCCGGTGACGCGGCGTCGTCGAGCACGACCAGCACCCTGCGGTCGGTGAGCCTTCCCCGGTAGGCGGCGGCCCTGGCCTGCGGATCGTCCGGGATGGTCGGTCCGGCAACCCCGAGCGCGCGCAGCAGGTCGGCCAGCACGTCGGCCGGGTCGCGCGGCGCGCTCGCCCCGGCGAGGTGTACGAACAGCTGGCCGTCGGGAAACGCCGCGCGCACCCGGTGAGCCGCCCGAGCGGCCAGCGCGCTCTTGCCCGATCCCGGCTCGCCGCTGACAACGGTGACCGGCACGGTTCCTTCGCCTGCCGTGAGCAGTTCGGTGATGGTGGCGAGTTCGGTTCGCCTTCCGAAGAAGTCGTTGAGGTCAAGAGGCAGCTGGCAGATCGGCCATGGCGCCGTGGTCGTGGTCGCGGTGGCTGCGGCGGTCGCCGTCGCGGCGCTTCGGGCCCGGTTCTCCTCGTCGTCCCCGCTGAGCACCATCGCCTGTGCGCGGCGCAGCTCCGCGCCCGGCTCCACTCCCAGCTCCTCGACCAGCCGCGACCGGGTCCTGGTGTAGACGGCGAGCGCGTCGGCCTGCCTGCCGCCGCGACGCAGCGCCAGCATCAGTTGTGCGGCGGCGCGCTCACGCAGCGGGTGCTCGGCCAGGAAACCCTCGAGTTCGCCGACGACCTCGGTGTGTCGGCCGAGGTCGAGTTCGGCGTCGAGGCAGTCCTCCAGCACGGTGAGGCGTTCGGCGTCGAGCGCGGCCGTGAGTGCGGCGAGTTGCGGCACGTGGACGTCGGCGAGCGCGGCAGGGCCACGCCACTGTGCGAGTGCGTGGCGCAGACACGCAACGGCGGTCGCGAAGTCCCCTTCCCGCATCGCGCGCCTGCCCTCGGCAGCCTTCAGCCGGAACATCCGCAGATCCAGGTCGCCGGGGTGGGCCAGCAGCCGGTAACCCCTGGACTCGTGGCGGATGTCTATCCCGCCGAGGCGCTCGCGTAGGCGTGAGACGTAGGTATGCAGGTTCGAGGCGTAGGACTTGGGTGGGGTTTCCGGCCACAAGGCCTCCACGAGCCGGTCCACCGGCACGAGTTCTCCCTCGTGGCACAGCAGCATCGCCAGTAACGCGCGCTGTCGCTGTCCCCGCAGTCGAACCTGTTCCCCAGTGACGCTCGTGGCGGTGAGTGGCCCCAGCACTCCGAACCTGGTCATCGTGTCCTTCCCCGCACGAAGTGGGTCATCCTACGCAGGCCGTACAGCCACGTGGCCGACGAGGTGAGGTGGGCGCCGGCGAGGACGGCCAAGCCTCTAAGCTGCAACCCGACCGAGTGTCGAATGCGACAGGGGGCAGCCGTGGCGGCAGGCGGTGGGTTGAAGGCGATCATCGCGGCGTTGTTGGCCAACGCGGGTATCGCGATCGCCAAGTTCATAGGCTTCTTGATCACGGGTTCGTCGTCGATGCTCGCCGAGTCGGTGCACTCGGTGGCCGACACCTCCAATCAGGGCTTGCTGCTGCTCGGCCACAAGACGTCGAAACGGCGGGCCACCTCCGAACACCCGTTCGGCTACGGCAGGGACCGCTACTTCTACTCCTTCATCGTGGCGCTGATGCTGTTCACGCTCGGCTCCGCGTTCGCGTTGTACGAGGGAATCCACAAAGTTCAGCATCCGGAGGAGCTGACCAGCCCGGTCGTCGCTATCACCATCCTCGTCGTGGCGATCGTGTTGGAGACATTCAGCTTCCGCACGGCCATCGTGGAGTCGCGAGCGATCAAG harbors:
- the manA gene encoding mannose-6-phosphate isomerase, class I, which gives rise to MTVELLRNAVRPYAWGSRTTIPELLGRPVPAPHPEAELWMGAHPGDPSRVVGVDGTERSLLDVVESDPVGQLGERCASRWGGRLPFLLKILAVEEPLSMQAHPSARQAAEGHAREEAAGIPRDAANRNYPDPTAKPELVCALTEFHALAGFRDPNRTVELLKAIDTPGLTKYTELLAAQPDPDGLRTLFTTWITLPQPALDRLLPEVLDACVHHVKEHGEFDTECRTVLGLGEAHPRDAGVLAALLLNRLTLSAGEAIYLPAGNLHLYLHGTAVEILANSDNILRCGLTPKHVDVPELLRVVDFACGDMPVLRGEPRGRMAVYRTDAPEFELSRIAWDAGDRGELELRGTGPEILLCTAGELLLCSDDGTKVELRRGESVWLPACEAEVRLRPVTAGPAHLFRATAGTCTDLP
- a CDS encoding AfsR/SARP family transcriptional regulator; its protein translation is MTRFGVLGPLTATSVTGEQVRLRGQRQRALLAMLLCHEGELVPVDRLVEALWPETPPKSYASNLHTYVSRLRERLGGIDIRHESRGYRLLAHPGDLDLRMFRLKAAEGRRAMREGDFATAVACLRHALAQWRGPAALADVHVPQLAALTAALDAERLTVLEDCLDAELDLGRHTEVVGELEGFLAEHPLRERAAAQLMLALRRGGRQADALAVYTRTRSRLVEELGVEPGAELRRAQAMVLSGDDEENRARSAATATAAATATTTTAPWPICQLPLDLNDFFGRRTELATITELLTAGEGTVPVTVVSGEPGSGKSALAARAAHRVRAAFPDGQLFVHLAGASAPRDPADVLADLLRALGVAGPTIPDDPQARAAAYRGRLTDRRVLVVLDDAASPEQVRPLLPGTPGCAVLVTSRFRFSGLDGAYRVPLGPFTDAESTALLERIVGKQRVTAEPAAAGRIAAACGNLPLALRIAGTRLAMRPNLRLSALADRLDDERNRLDELAVSDRQVRTSIALSYHALSPAARDAIRALALCGDISAPAWAIAVLIGRPGADAVIEELVEASLLAPISTDSTGEPRYRLHDLVRVFAREQQDQLHSGEEQVRTVRGIVDATLGLTDAAARQLPWTVPLPMRSPAGLPPQPLPRETVARLVDDAQAWFAAEQANLVTVIDSIFRIGWHHKAVMILERLGAYLWLRGQYAEMRDCHERLRLRARRAGERRIEAWAEANIAVLVHARGEHDEAERRYRRCAALLSELGERGTAAWITGNLAGCLIGLGRPQEALDIADRALKLLGTDQVGVQHVELIKAEAFNRLGRLDESVRACRRTLAAARLSGDPLRIALALHGLSWSLALRGELETAHELAEESVSLLRPLPVRSALARSLRTLGAIRAGLRRRQGAMAAYTEAHLLASELDERPRQLSCGRAIAAAMIGEGKVAEAIATLRDCLTEFRQMGSVASVVITLRVLARAYEVVGEDGLAERAAAEADRLGNPSDASAVTLVALLLELTRDAGRALVGTRPAPPPVSDWL
- a CDS encoding metallopeptidase family protein is translated as MATARSSRQRRRHRRDRHGRGLRGPLYPATLPAAASRAEKFDALVLDALEPIEARWRHELTKLDVAVDDVPEVRTELPETQADGLLLDGSVPISRLVPAGVDKTGLPTRARIVLYRRPLEARAKDPTELADLVHDVLVEQVASYLGVEPDIIDGG
- a CDS encoding phosphomannomutase/phosphoglucomutase yields the protein MSDLSAIVKAYDIRGVVGEQLNEDLVTDFGAAFALLIKPDSPSVVIGHDMRESSPGLADAFARGVTSQGLDVVMIGLASTDELYFASGRLNMPGAMFTASHNPARYNGIKLCRAGAAPVGQESGLAEIRDTVEQGVPEFAGQPGTVTERDMLADYAQYLRTLVDLRGIRPLKVVVDAGNGMAGHTVPAVLGQGLPIEIVQLYFELDGSFPNHEANPLDPANLVDLQAKVREVGADVGLAFDGDADRCFVVDGDGQPVSPSAVAALVAVRELAKEPGATIIHNLITSKAVPEIVSEHGGNPVRTRVGHSFIKEKMAETGAIFGGEHSAHYYFRDFWRADTGMLAAMHVLAALGEQDRPLSELARRFNRYAASGELNSTVEDQVARQLAVKDAFADRSGVSIDELDGLTVDLGERGWFNLRASNTEPLLRLNVEGPDDASVKALTDEVLSIVRG
- a CDS encoding Trm112 family protein, with amino-acid sequence MAVTIDAGLLEILACPSPDHAPLTPGSPDDPDADALTCTACGRVFPVRDGIPVLLLDEATPPTKGDERESRDESSPDGA
- a CDS encoding DUF3499 domain-containing protein — translated: MPSVRKCSRTGCLEPAVATLTYAYSDSTAVVGPLATASEPHSYDLCEAHALRLTAPRGWEVVRHEGEFAAPEPSSDELTALAEAVREAGRTDRAPAPAEQPETGSGRRGHLRVLPGRA